In Ipomoea triloba cultivar NCNSP0323 chromosome 7, ASM357664v1, a single genomic region encodes these proteins:
- the LOC116024887 gene encoding probable indole-3-pyruvate monooxygenase YUCCA10: MSTKEETTVIIVGAGPAGLATSACLNRLSIPNILLEKDDCYASMWKKYAYDRLHLHLAKNFCELPHFHFPATAPTYVPKKQFISYLDQYVENFKITPRCKRAVESAAYDEGAGKWKVTARMADSGEVEEYSGSFLVVATGEASIPFIPEVKGVERFAGEIIHSTQYKNGEKYRNKRVLVVGCGNSGMEIALDLSNYGAKTSIVVRSPFHLITREMGYLALTIMVKYHMPYWIVDSVLLLLSKLLYGDTAKYYGVKRPKEGPFTAKVKDGRYPIFDVGTHDKVKSGQIQVLPAIESINGYDVTFLNGISHPFDAIVFATGFKRSTNKWLQGDDYLLNEDGLPNPEFPMHWKGKNGLYCAGLARRGLYGISFDSQSIANDIKTLL; the protein is encoded by the exons atgtcaacgAAAGAAGAAACGACGGTGATCATCGTCGGCGCCGGTCCGGCGGGCCTCGCCACTTCTGCATGTTTAAATCGTCTCTCCATTCCAAACATTTTGCTCGAGAAAGACGACTGTTATGCTTCCATGTGGAAGAAATACGCGTACGATCGCCTCCATCTTCACCTTGCCAAGAACTTTTGTGAGCTTCCCCATTTCCATTTTCCGGCGACTGCTCCGACCTATGTTCCGAAAAAACAGTTTATAAGTTACTTGGACCAGTACGTTGAAAATTTCAAGATCACCCCTCGGTGCAAAAGGGCGGTGGAATCGGCGGCGTATGATGAGGGTGCCGGAAAGTGGAAGGTGACGGCGAGAATGGCGGATTCCGGCGAGGTGGAGGAATATTCCGGGAGTTTTCTGGTGGTGGCCACCGGCGAAGCAAGTATCCCGTTTATCCCTGAGGTAAAGGGTGTTGAGAGATTCGCGGGGGAGATTATCCACTCTACGCAGTATAAGAACGGCGAGAAGTATAGAAACAAGAGAGTGCTGGTGGTGGGTTGCGGGAATTCCGGCATGGAAATTGCTCTTGATCTAAGCAATTACGGTGCTAAAACCTCCATCGTCGTCCGGAGCCCG tttcACCTTATAACAAGAGAAATGGGATACTTGGCGCTAACGATAATGGTGAAGTATCACATGCCGTATTGGATTGTCGACTCGGTCCTGCTGTTACTTAGCAAGCTTTTATATGGAGACACAGCCAAATATTATGGGGTGAAAAGGCCAAAAGAGGGTCCCTTTACAGCCAAAGTCAAGGACGGAAGATACCCCATCTTCGACGTCGGAACCCATGATAAGGTCAAGTCCGGTCAGATTCAG GTGTTGCCTGCGATAGAATCCATCAATGGCTACGATGTTACATTTTTGAATGGGAtctcacatccatttgatgctATTGTGTTTGCTACTGGCTTCAAAAGATCCACCAACAAATGGCTTCAG GGAGATGATTATCTGTTAAATGAGGATGGGCTTCCAAATCCAGAATTCCCCATGCATTGGAAGGGCAAAAATGGGTTGTATTGCGCGGGGCTGGCTAGGAGAGGACTGTATGGGATTTCTTTCGATTCCCAAAGCATAGCCAATGACATCAAAACCCTgctgtaa